One region of Vigna angularis cultivar LongXiaoDou No.4 chromosome 10, ASM1680809v1, whole genome shotgun sequence genomic DNA includes:
- the LOC108320822 gene encoding chalcone synthase 17, which produces MVSVSEIRQAQRAEGPATILAIGTATPPNCVDQSTYPDYYFRITNSEHMTDLKEKFQRMCDKSMIKKRYMHVTEEVLKENPNMCAYMAPSLDARQDIVVVEVPKLGKEAAVKAIKEWGQPKSKITHLIFCTTSGVDMPGADYQLTKLLGLRPYVKRYMMYQQGCFAGGTVLRLAKDLAENNKGARVLVVCSEITAVTFRGPSDTHLDSLVGQALFGDGAAAVIVGSDPIPQIEKPLFELVWTAQTIAPDSEGAIDGHLREVGLTFHLLKDVPGIVSKNIGKALSEAFNPLNISDYNSIFWIAHPGGPAILDQVEQKLGLKPEKMKATRDVLSDYGNMSSACVLFILDEMRRKSAENGLKTTGEGLEWGVLFGFGPGLTIETVVLHSVAV; this is translated from the exons ATGGTGAGTGTGTCGGAGATCCGTCAGGCTCAAAGGGCAGAAGGCCCAGCAACCATCCTTGCCATCGGAACTGCAACTCCACCTAATTGTGTTGATCAGAGCACCTATCCCGACTATTATTTCAGAATCACAAACAGTGAACACATGACCGACCTCAAGGAGAAGTTTCAGCGCATGT GCGACAAGTCTATGATCAAGAAGAGATACATGCACGTGACGGAGGAGGTCCTGAAGGAGAATCCCAACATGTGTGCTTACATGGCACCTTCTTTGGATGCCAGGCAAGACATAGTGGTGGTAGAGGTACCAAAGCTAGGGAAAGAGGCTGCAGTGAAGGCCATAAAAGAGTGGGGGCAGCCAAAGTCAAAGATTACACACTTGATCTTTTGCACCACCAGTGGCGTCGACATGCCTGGTGCTGATTACCAGCTCACCAAACTCCTCGGACTTCGGCCCTATGTGAAGAGGTACATGATGTACCAACAGGGATGCTTTGCTGGAGGCACGGTTCTTCGATTGGCTAAGGATTTGGCCGAGAACAACAAGGGTGCACGTGTGCTTGTCGTGTGTTCTGAGATCACTGCAGTCACCTTCCGTGGCCCAAGTGACACCCACTTGGACAGTCTTGTGGGACAGGCACTCTTTGGAGATGGAGCAGCTGCTGTGATAGTTGGTTCTGACCCAATTCCACAGATTGAGAAGCCATTGTTTGAGCTTGTTTGGACTGCACAGACCATTGCTCCAGACAGCGAAGGTGCTATTGATGGCCACCTTCGTGAAGTTGGACTCACCTTTCACCTCCTTAAGGATGTTCCCGGGATTGTCTCAAAGAACATTGGGAAGGCACTTTCTGAGGCCTTCAACCCATTGAACATATctgattacaactccatcttctGGATTGCACACCCTGGTGGGCCTGCAATTCTTGACCAAGTTGAACAAAAGTTGGGTCTGAAACCAGAAAAGATGAAGGCCACTAGAGATGTGCTGAGTGACTATGGGAACATGTCAAGTGCATGTGTGCTATTCATATTGGATGAGATGAGGAGGAAATCAGCTGAAAATGGACTCAAAACCACTGGTGAAGGACTTGAATGGGGTGTCTTGTTTGGTTTTGGACCTGGACTTACCATCGAGACTGTTGTTCTCCACAGTGTCGCAGTATAA
- the LOC108320824 gene encoding uncharacterized protein LOC108320824, producing the protein MATPFVPSPGSQRVSRSNPGAWLIIRPGGDGTWKPWGRLEAWREPNNSNAVGYRFQILPATADPVTLAGSTISSQHGGKFTIDATSGVTPLNTPRGSWDLGSGSSLDFGFEPNSLFNKGFVMSATVDGEGKCSKPEVEVGVQHVTCTEDAAALVALAAALDLSMDTCKLFSQKLRKELRQ; encoded by the coding sequence ATGGCCACGCCCTTTGTCCCTTCCCCGGGTTCGCAGCGGGTCAGCCGCTCCAACCCCGGAGCCTGGCTCATAATCCGCCCCGGCGGAGACGGCACGTGGAAGCCCTGGGGCCGCCTCGAGGCCTGGCGTGAGCCCAACAACTCCAACGCCGTGGGCTACCGATTTCAAATCCTCCCCGCAACCGCTGACCCAGTCACCCTCGCAGGGTCCACCATCAGCTCCCAACACGGCGGGAAATTCACCATCGACGCTACCTCCGGCGTCACTCCGTTGAACACTCCGCGCGGCAGCTGGGATCTCGGGTCCGGGTCCAGTTTAGATTTCGGATTTGAACCGAATTCGCTTTTTAACAAGGGGTTTGTGATGTCAGCGACAGTGGACGGTGAAGGGAAGTGTAGCAAACCCGAAGTGGAGGTTGGGGTACAGCACGTGACTTGCACGGAAGATGCTGCTGCTCTCGTTGCTCTCGCGGCGGCCCTGGATTTGAGTATGGACACTTGCAAGCTGTTCTCCCAGAAACTCCGCAAGGAGTTAAGGCAGTAG
- the LOC108320823 gene encoding chalcone synthase 17, which yields MVSVSEIRQAQRAEGPATILAIGTATPPNCVDQSTYPDYYFRITNSEHMTDLKEKFQRMCDKSMIKKRYMHVTEEVLKENPNMCAYMAPSLDARQDIVVVEVPKLGKEAAVKAIKEWGQPKSKITHLIFCTTSGVDMPGADYQLTKLLGLRPYVKRYMMYQQGCFAGGTVLRLAKDLAENNKGARVLVVCSEITAVTFRGPSDTHLDSLVGQALFGDGAAAVIVGSDPIPQIEKPLFELVWTAQTIAPDSEGAIDGHLREVGLTFHLLKDVPGIVSKNIGKALFEAFNPLNISDYNSIFWIAHPGGPAILDQVEQKLGLKPEKMKATRDVLSDYGNMSSACVLFILDEMRRKSAENGLKTTGEGLEWGVLFGFGPGLTIETVVLHSVEI from the exons ATGGTGAGTGTGTCGGAGATCCGTCAGGCTCAAAGGGCAGAAGGCCCAGCAACCATCCTTGCCATCGGAACTGCAACTCCACCTAATTGTGTTGATCAGAGCACCTATCCCGACTATTATTTCAGAATCACAAACAGTGAACACATGACCGACCTCAAGGAGAAGTTTCAGCGCATGT GCGACAAGTCTATGATCAAGAAGAGATACATGCACGTGACGGAGGAGGTCCTGAAGGAGAATCCCAACATGTGTGCTTACATGGCACCTTCTTTGGATGCCAGGCAAGACATAGTGGTGGTAGAGGTACCAAAGCTAGGGAAAGAGGCTGCAGTGAAGGCCATAAAAGAGTGGGGGCAGCCAAAGTCAAAGATTACACACTTGATCTTTTGCACCACCAGTGGCGTCGACATGCCTGGTGCTGATTACCAGCTCACCAAACTCCTCGGACTTCGGCCCTATGTGAAGAGGTACATGATGTACCAACAGGGATGCTTTGCTGGAGGCACGGTTCTTCGATTGGCTAAGGATTTGGCCGAGAACAACAAGGGTGCACGTGTGCTTGTCGTGTGTTCTGAGATCACTGCAGTCACCTTCCGTGGCCCAAGTGACACCCACTTGGACAGTCTTGTGGGACAGGCACTCTTTGGAGATGGAGCAGCTGCTGTGATAGTTGGTTCTGACCCAATTCCACAGATTGAGAAGCCATTGTTTGAGCTTGTTTGGACTGCACAGACCATTGCTCCAGACAGCGAAGGTGCTATTGATGGCCACCTTCGTGAAGTTGGACTCACCTTTCACCTCCTTAAGGATGTTCCCGGGATTGTCTCAAAGAACATTGGAAAAGCACTTTTTGAGGCCTTCAACCCATTAAACATCTCTGATTACAACTCCATTTTCTGGATTGCACACCCTGGTGGGCCTGCAATTCTTGACCAAGTTGAGCAAAAATTGGGTCTGAAACCAGAAAAGATGAAGGCCACTAGAGATGTGTTGAGTGACTATGGGAACATGTCAAGTGCATGTGTGCTTTTCATATTGGATGAGATGAGGAGAAAATCAGCTGAAAATGGACTTAAAACCACAGGTGAAGGACTTGAATGGGGTGTGTTGTTCGGTTTTGGTCCTGGACTGACCATCGAAACTGTTGTTCTCCATAGTGTGGAGATCTAA
- the LOC108320820 gene encoding chalcone synthase 17 has product MVSVSEIRQAQRAEGPANILAIGTATPPNCVDQSTYPDYYFRITNSEHMTDLKEKFQRMCDKSMIKKRYMHVTEEVLKENPNMCAYMAPSLDARQDIVVVEVPKLGKEAAVKAIKEWGQPKSKITHLIFCTTSGVDMPGADYQLTKLLGLRPYVKRYMMYQQGCFAGGTVLRLAKDLAENNKGARVLVVCSEITAVTFRGPSDTHLDSLVGQALFGDGAAAVIVGSDPIPQIEKPLFELVWTAQTIAPDSEGAIDGHLREVGLTFHLLKDVPGIVSKNIGKALFEAFNPLNISDYNSIFWIAHPGGPAILDQVEQKLGLKPEKMKATRDVLSDYGNMSSACVLFILDEMRRKSAENGLKTTGEGLEWGVLFGFGPGLTIETVVLHSVAI; this is encoded by the exons ATGGTGAGTGTGTCGGAGATCCGTCAGGCTCAAAGGGCAGAAGGCCCAGCAAACATCCTTGCCATCGGAACTGCAACTCCACCCAACTGTGTTGACCAGAGCACTTATCCCGACTATTACTTCAGAATCACAAACAGTGAACACATGACCGACCTCAAGGAGAAGTTTCAGCGCATGT GCGACAAGTCTATGATCAAGAAGAGATACATGCACGTGACGGAGGAGGTCCTGAAGGAGAATCCCAACATGTGTGCCTACATGGCACCTTCTTTGGATGCCAGGCAAGACATAGTGGTGGTAGAGGTACCAAAGCTCGGGAAAGAGGCTGCGGTGAAGGCCATTAAGGAGTGGGGACAGCCAAAGTCAAAGATTACACACTTGATCTTTTGCACCACCAGTGGCGTGGACATGCCTGGTGCTGATTACCAGCTCACCAAACTCCTCGGACTTCGTCCCTATGTGAAGAGGTACATGATGTACCAACAGGGGTGCTTTGCGGGAGGCACGGTTCTTCGATTGGCTAAGGATTTGGCCGAGAACAACAAGGGTGCCCGTGTGCTTGTCGTGTGTTCTGAGATCACTGCAGTCACCTTCCGTGGCCCAAGTGACACCCACTTAGACAGTCTTGTCGGACAGGCACTCTTTGGAGATGGAGCAGCTGCGGTGATCGTTGGTTCTGACCCAATTCCACAGATTGAGAAGCCATTGTTTGAGCTGGTTTGGACTGCACAGACCATTGCTCCAGACAGTGAGGGTGCCATTGATGGCCACCTTCGTGAAGTTGGACTCACCTTTCACCTCCTTAAGGATGTTCCCGGGATTGTCTCAAAGAACATTGGAAAAGCACTTTTTGAGGCCTTCAACCCATTAAACATCTCTGATTACAACTCCATTTTCTGGATTGCACACCCTGGTGGGCCTGCAATTCTTGACCAAGTTGAGCAAAAATTGGGTCTGAAACCAGAAAAGATGAAGGCCACTAGAGATGTGTTGAGTGACTATGGGAACATGTCAAGTGCATGTGTGCTTTTCATATTGGATGAGATGAGGAGAAAATCAGCTGAAAATGGACTTAAAACCACAGGTGAAGGACTTGAATGGGGTGTTCTGTTTGGTTTTGGACCAGGACTTACCATCGAGACCGTTGTTCTCCATAGTGTCGCAATATAG